DNA from Solanum stenotomum isolate F172 chromosome 3, ASM1918654v1, whole genome shotgun sequence:
GAGAACCCCTCAAGAAGAACCGGTTACCCATCATCAATCCGGCCAACGAAGAAATTATcggtatttgaaattttataggTTTAATTTCAAAGATCTCTTGCAATTTAGTGGAAAAGTTTTGAAATTATCTTAGAAATTGTGAAGATCTGTGAGTGTTTAATGGTTGCAAGTAGAATATGTTTTACAATAACCTTCAAATTATCTTCCTAGTAATCTTATCTTGTAAATAAATGAACTCTTGTTTGATCcgattgtattttttttttaatcttcttgGATTTTCAGGGTATATTCCGGCAGCTACAGAGGAGGATGTAGATATTGCCGTCAAAGCTGCACGGAGTGCGCTTCGTCGGGATGACTGGGGTTCTACTACTGGAGCACAGCGTGCCAAGTATCTTCGTGCTATTGCTGCTAAGGTTAGTGTGTTCAGTTTGGTAATTTTTCCATATCGTTATTAGGTGGACCACCTAGCAGGTTTGACTTTCAGGTTTGGTAACTTAGGGATGCTTGGGTGGAATTTCTCATCTGAGAATTATCTTTTGTTGACTTGCATTTTCTTGATTGCTTATTAACCTAAGGAAGTGTTAATTTCCTTATCTTACAAGACTAGACGATAGTGTTATCTTGTGACATCAGTTAACCAGATATTTGTGTAAAGGCCTACAGTCACATCAAGAAAGCTCGAACTgtactttatcaaaaaaaaaaaaaaaaatgatcccTCAAATTATGTCCTGCAGCTAATTGAATAACACCTGCAAAGATTATTCTGTTTGaataatgataaattatttctCTTCTAATTACGATAATGCCAGTTTTCGCTACTTTTCACCTTTGACTCTGAACATCATGACTTCCATGGTTGTGAAACACAGTAGTAGATAGCAGATCTAGTTTGATTAGATTATGTTGTAGTGTACTTACAGCTGCTGCGTCTATATAGTATTTACCTTGATTCTTGGTGTTTGAGTGTCAGCCCGATATTGATATTATTACTATTCATGATTATTCGTTTATGCTTTAAATGGTTCAGTTGCTATTGTTTACATTTACTGTAGGTACTGGAGAAAAAGCCTGAACTAGCTACACTTGAGACGATTGATAATGGAAAACCCTGGTTCGAGGCTGCCTCGGATATAGTACGTTCTTGCTTAATGGgataaacataattttatttattgcaaaatACTTCATTCTACTTATGtgctctttcttatcttccagGATGATGTCGTAGCGTGTTTTGAGTACTATGCAGATCTCGCTGAAGCTTTGGATTCAAAAAAGAAGACTGAAGTTAAACTTCATTTGGATTCATTCAAGACCCATGTTTTAAGAGAACCTCTTGGTGTTGTGGGGTTGATTACTCCATGGTACACCACTTACTGTTAATGATTTATGCTCTTCTCATCTCTTTCAACCCACTTTGAAATATggtattcttcttttttccaacCAAGATGATATTATTTATAGATGACCAACTTCTGCATCGTACATACAGTTACTGTATATGTGGCCGCTCTATTTTTTTATGTGCTATTAGGAAAAAGGAAAGACTGTTCTAATGAGCTAAACTTTGAGCTTTATGATTAATTAAGATAGCCTCTTGAACTTCCAAAAGTTAGAGAAACGAAAATAGTTTGCAAGTGTAGTTCATTAAACTAGTTATTGACTAGTTCAGCGGTGTCATTAATTGACAAAGTTGGATGCCATCCTAACACGAGCGTTGGGAATGATAATCAAGTGGACTTGTGAGAACTTTATTTATTGGATAGTGACAACATACACATTTCAAGCTCTAAAAAAGGTGAAATGTCATTGAGATGAAAGCCTTAGGAACTCTGATTTCTAGGAATCTAAGTTTTTTAGATGCCTTCAAAATAGTCTAGAGAAATTAGATGAAAAAGTAGGAAGAGACTCGAAGGGGTGTAGGACAATTGTAGAGTTCCTCCCGAATATTTCTTTGTTTGTTGACCTCAAACAAATTGCATCTTCAAGGCAATCAGGAATACTTGTGGAAGTCAAGAGGGGTGTTGACAAACCGGGGGTGGGGGACAGTCTTCAagagattattttttctcttttcttatttttaccACTCACTCTGGTAAGTGGACAAACCGCTGCATTTACAGTTTCAAAGATTCCTAAAAAGATTAGCTTTTTTTGTTTATGAGTTAGGGAGATCTGAAATCAATCTCTTGGAGCATTGTGAATTTCATTGGATATTTTGTGTTTCGTATGAGAGAAAAGATTTAGATGGTTGATTTATGAGCTTTTGTTTCATAATGAAGGAATTATCCTCTTTTGATGACCACATGGAAAGTTGCTCCTGCCCTAGCTGCTGGTTGTGCAGCAATACTTAAGCCATCAGAACTAGCATCTATGTGAgtccttttcattttttcttcattatccTTATTAATGTCCATTCATTTACATCTTTACTCATTTTTTCAACTTCAGTACCTCTTTGGAGTTGGGTGAAATCTGTAGAGAGGTGGGTCTTCCTCCTGGTGCCCTTAGCATACTAACGGGATTGGGACATGAAGCTGGTTCTCCTTTGGTATCACATCCTGATGTTGATAAGGTTTGCTTTGTTTCTTTTGGGTGTATATGTGCTTGCCTAAATTTAATACTATGTAATTTCATTTGATGAATGCATTTTTACTTCTTTGGGTGAGCAGATTGCATTTACAGGGAGTGGCCCAACAGGGGTCAAGATCATGACTGCTGCAGCTCAACTTGTTAAAGTACGTTCACATCTGAATAATCATTTAGGTTCCTATTGGCAAAACTGATATGCTGGTGGATTCAGCACACTAAGCCTCTGTATGTCATTTGCAGCCAGTTACTCTTGAACTTGGTGGAAAAAGTCCAATAGTTGTGTTTGATGACATTCATGACCTTGATATAGGTTTGCTCTTTTAGTCCTATATGACAACTCCCTTCTAATGTAATATTATCTATTCCTGACATATCTGGAATTTCCTATCACATACTTaacaaaattgataattttggaaaaggatGAACTTCATCATTTCAACGTTCTTATATTTCGGAGGAACATtatcaatataaaaaagaaggaaaagaaagaatagGGAAAAGCCAGCTATTGAAATTTAACAGGTGACTAGCGCATTACAAATCAATGCGCTAACCTCCGAGTTATGTGTAAATGCGTAATAATTGCCTAAACTGTTGGAATACAAGTCTTAATATTACTTTCTGTGCCCTCATGCATTTCATAGTCACCTTTGTGCTGCATTTAAGAAATTAATGTAGCTCTTGAGCTCAAGTGTCCTCATTGTCTACACAGCTGTTGAGTGGACTCTTTTTGGCTGCTTTTGGACAAATGGTCAAATTTGCAGTGCAACATCACGTCTTATAATACAGGTAACTAGCTTAAATATTGGAGAAGGCCCATGTATTTAGTTAGTTTTCAGTTTTATGGTTATCTTGGTTCTCTGACTCCACACTGTTTACCACTATCTAgaaaatactgaatatactATTGGCAACGAGCAATTCCTTAAGAATACAAGACGATTGTGGGGGTATGAGTATCTTAAGGAGCAGATAATTAGTTTTTCTCGTAACACTATATCAAGGCTGCTCTGTTTTTTTTCTGGTTGTTCGTAATGAAGTTTCTTCAGGTTTATGATTATGTGAAACTCGATTGCTCCTTAGTTTGGTAGTTCACTGATGGTACCTGAGCCAAACATAATATCAGTTGGTGAAAATTCCATTCAcatcatctcaactcaacttgAAGGCTCAAGGTCCATGATGATGATGCCATAATACTTCATGTTAGTGATGAAATATCTAAATAGTTCATAGCGCACACACTTCTTATATCATATTCAAGTCTTCTTTCACAGTGTAACAGGAACATCACTGCAAACCTGTTTGTCATAGTTAGGTAGGGTCATGTTGAGGAAAGACACTCACATATCTTGCTTGGATTTAGATAACTGCTTGATTCGTGGAATCATTTAGTTTACTTTATTGTTGTCGACAAGATTTCACAATATGTGGAGAGCCATTCCAGATAGTGTGGAGCGAgaatttttctcatttctttgaATAGAAGAGGCTCaaataacaaaagaaagatACGTCTGTCTTATATTTAATTGGTTACTAAGAGAAGAATTAAGATAAGTAGTACCAAGAAAATGGATCAACTAATTCCTTATCTCTTTATCCTTAAGAATAGGATGAACGACCCACAAACAGTGAGTGT
Protein-coding regions in this window:
- the LOC125858008 gene encoding aminoaldehyde dehydrogenase 2; the protein is MAIPNIRIPCRQLFIDGEWREPLKKNRLPIINPANEEIIGYIPAATEEDVDIAVKAARSALRRDDWGSTTGAQRAKYLRAIAAKVLEKKPELATLETIDNGKPWFEAASDIDDVVACFEYYADLAEALDSKKKTEVKLHLDSFKTHVLREPLGVVGLITPWNYPLLMTTWKVAPALAAGCAAILKPSELASITSLELGEICREVGLPPGALSILTGLGHEAGSPLVSHPDVDKIAFTGSGPTGVKIMTAAAQLVKPVTLELGGKSPIVVFDDIHDLDIAVEWTLFGCFWTNGQICSATSRLIIQETIAPQFLARLLEWTKNIKISDPLEEDCKLGPVISRGQYEKVLKFISTAKDEGATILYGGDRPEHLKKGYYIQPTIITDVDTSMEIWNEEVFGPVLCVKTFKTEEEAIELANDTKYGLGAAILSKDLERCERFTKAFQSGVVWINCSQPCFWQPPWGGKKRSGFGRELGEWSLENYLNIKQVTQYVTPDEPWAFYKSPSKL